A stretch of Prunus dulcis chromosome 6, ALMONDv2, whole genome shotgun sequence DNA encodes these proteins:
- the LOC117631804 gene encoding OVARIAN TUMOR DOMAIN-containing deubiquitinating enzyme 3, translating to MADKRSNEIVLEQLKNGIAQFELVSSPVLSISSSNSQVNPTALFGDYSHRFFARIGPSLGRGSSATKKVERYSVQKVTGDGRCLFRALVKGMAFNKGFSLSPREEKNDADELRMAVKEIICEDEEERPKYEAALVAITVDESLNRYCQRITRPDFWGGESELLVLSKLCGQPITVYIPEHEHTNGGRSSGFIPIAEYGTEFGKGSRNRKPRKVVRLLYSGSNHYDLLV from the exons ATGGCGGACAAACGTTCAAATG AGATTGTCCTTGAGCAGCTGAAGAATGGAATTGCTCAGTTCGAGCTCGTCTCCTCCCCCGTTCTCTCAATTTCATCTTCGAATTCTCAGGTGAACCCAACGGCGTTGTTCGGAGACTACAGCCACCGGTTCTTTGCTAGAATTGGACCGTCACT AGGCAGAGGATCATCGGCCACGAAAAAAGTTGAACGCTATTCGGTTCAGAAAGTTACTGGCGACGGACGTTGTCTATTTCGTGCACTG GTCAAAGGAATGGCCTTCAATAAAGGATTTTCTCTTAGCCCAAGGGAGGAGAAAAATGATGCAG ACGAACTACGGATGGCTGTGAAAGAGATTATATGTGAAGATGAGGAAGAACGTCCCAAGTATGAAGCGGCTCTGGTGGCAATTACTGTTGACGAATCCTTAAACCG TTACTGCCAGCGCATCACAAGACCTGATTTCTGGGGAGGAGAGTCGGAGCTGCTG GTGCTGTCAAAGTTGTGTGGGCAGCCAATCACTGTTTACATACCAGAGCATGAG CATACAAATGGTGGGAGGAGTTCTGGTTTCATTCCCATTGCAGAATACGGAACCGAGTTTGGTAAAGGTTCTAGAAACAGAAAACCCAGGAAGGTTGTAAGGCTCTTGTACAGTGGCAGCAACCACTATGATCTGCttgtatga
- the LOC117632762 gene encoding ataxin-3 homolog — MEGASNGGMLYHEVQESKLCAVHCVNTVLQGPFFSEFDLAALASDLDRKERQMMLVEGGSHAGDFLSEESHNVSLDGDFSIQVLQKALEVWDLQVIPLDSPVAEPAQIDPELENAFICHLQDHWFCIRKVSGEWYNFDSLYAAPLHLSKFYLSAYLDTLKGSGWSIFLVRGNFPKECPMSSSEASNGYGQWLSPEDAERITKSCNSTNAQPQGTNWNQQSSAPFLSTEEAELLSEMEDEDLKAAIAASLMDSSPAPAPAPSPAPAQAPSPAPAQAPSPSPSPSPSPSPAPSLAPAPVPSPVPSPGLAPAPAPAVASPAIAHAEAGNLQNETSNSEKKNV, encoded by the exons ATGGAAGGAGCGAGCAATGGAGGGATGTTGTACCACGAGGTACAAGAGTCGAAGCTGTGCGCGGTGCATTGCGTGAACACGGTGTTGCAGGGGCCTTTCTTCTCCGAATTCGATTTGGCTGCACTCGCCTCCGATCTCGATCGCAAGGAGCGGCAGATGATGCTCGTCGAGGGCGGGTCCCACGCCGGCGATTTCCTCTCCGAGGAGTCTCACAACGTCTCCTTGGACGGCGATTTCAGCATTCAG GTTCTACAAAAGGCTTTAGAGGTTTGGGATCTGCAGGTCATCCCCCTTGATTCTCCAGTTGCAGAGCCTGCCCAGATTGATCCTGAGCTTGAAAATGCATTCATCTGTCATTTGCAGGATCATTGGTTCTGTATCAGAAAAGTGAGTGGAGAGTGGTATAATTTTGACAGTCTGTATGCAGCCCCACTGCACCTCTCAAAGTTTTACCTTTCAGCCTATTTGGACACACTAAAAGGCTCTGGTTGGAGCATTTTCCTGGTGAGAGGAAACTTCCCGAAAGAGTGTCCCATGTCATCCTCTGAAGCTTCTAATGGCTATGGGCAGTGGCTTTCACCTGAAGATGCTGAGAGGATAACTAAATCCTGCAACTCCACAAATGCTCAACCTCAGGGAACAAATTGGAATCAACAATCTTCGGCTCCATTTCTATCAACAGAAGAAGCAGAATTGCTTTCAGAAATGGAAGACGAGGACTTAAAGGCTGCCATTGCTGCCAGTCTTATGGATTCTTCCCCAGCCCCAGCCCCAGCGCCATCCCCAGCCCCGGCCCAAGCCCCATCCCCGGCCCCGGCCCAAGccccatccccatccccatccccatccccatccccatcTCCGGCCCCATCCTTGGCCCCAGCCCCAGTGCCATCCCCAGTGCCATCCCCGGGCCTGGCCCCAGCCCCGGCCCCGGCCGTAGCTTCCCCAGCCATAGCCCACGCAGAAGCTGGCAACCTGCAGAATGAAACGTCAAACAgcgaaaagaaaaatgtttga